One Thermicanus aegyptius DSM 12793 DNA segment encodes these proteins:
- a CDS encoding YolD-like family protein yields MDRDNLLWESSRMMLPEHRERLLAHQRQLGKKEKPILDGQKIEVLNRIVQEAMAERKKVRLLLYAPDREIERIGLIEKWAPIPPRLCLDLGDGGKEWIDWEEILDIEL; encoded by the coding sequence ATGGACCGGGATAATTTGTTATGGGAATCTTCGCGCATGATGTTGCCGGAACATCGGGAGCGCTTGTTGGCTCATCAACGGCAATTGGGAAAAAAGGAGAAACCGATACTGGATGGACAAAAGATAGAAGTATTAAACCGTATCGTACAAGAGGCAATGGCCGAAAGGAAAAAAGTTCGTCTGCTCCTTTATGCCCCTGATCGGGAGATAGAGAGGATCGGACTGATCGAGAAATGGGCTCCGATTCCTCCCCGCCTTTGCCTTGATTTGGGAGATGGAGGGAAGGAATGGATTGATTGGGAAGAGATCTTGGATATAGAGCTATAA
- a CDS encoding hydrogenase small subunit, which yields MGEKKSVYDAAEEMGIGGEEFLNLCTSLTFLGGMDPSMRDQMVKALKEKPRVPVIWMQFQDCTGCTESFIRSTSPGPVSILFDLISLDYTEVLSAAAGEQAEASKQAVMEKYRGEYLLAVEGSIPEDSRYLMIGGRPALEIFQEAARGARAVIAYGSCSSWGGIAAAFPNPTGARPIRQFIGEEKPVILVPGCPPIAEVMVGVIAYILATGELPELDRRGRPKIFYRHRIHEVCDRRPAFDQGLFAESFDDEGAKAGYCLFKLGCRGTSTFNSCAELLWNGGTGFPIQAGNICLGCSEENFWDKGSFFAKRTKVPGKQTTAKTTVTI from the coding sequence ATGGGAGAGAAAAAGAGCGTATATGATGCAGCCGAGGAGATGGGCATAGGGGGAGAGGAGTTTCTCAATCTCTGTACCTCCCTTACCTTTTTAGGCGGGATGGATCCCTCCATGCGGGATCAGATGGTGAAAGCCTTAAAAGAAAAACCCCGCGTTCCGGTGATCTGGATGCAATTTCAAGATTGCACGGGCTGCACGGAGTCCTTTATTCGGAGCACATCGCCCGGTCCGGTAAGCATCCTATTTGATCTCATTTCTTTGGACTATACGGAGGTGTTGTCGGCTGCAGCGGGAGAGCAGGCGGAAGCCTCCAAACAGGCGGTCATGGAGAAATATCGTGGAGAATATTTATTGGCGGTAGAAGGAAGCATTCCTGAGGATAGTCGATATCTCATGATCGGTGGAAGGCCGGCCTTAGAAATTTTTCAGGAGGCGGCTCGCGGGGCGAGGGCGGTGATCGCATATGGAAGCTGTTCTTCTTGGGGAGGGATTGCGGCGGCTTTCCCCAATCCCACAGGAGCTCGCCCTATTCGTCAGTTTATTGGAGAAGAAAAACCGGTGATTCTCGTTCCCGGTTGTCCCCCCATTGCAGAAGTCATGGTGGGGGTGATCGCTTATATCCTTGCTACCGGTGAACTGCCTGAGTTGGATCGGCGAGGGCGTCCTAAAATCTTTTATCGCCATCGGATTCATGAAGTGTGCGATAGACGGCCCGCCTTTGACCAAGGTCTCTTCGCAGAATCCTTTGATGATGAAGGGGCCAAGGCGGGGTACTGTCTATTTAAACTGGGATGTAGGGGCACGAGTACCTTTAATTCCTGCGCGGAACTCCTATGGAATGGGGGAACGGGGTTCCCCATACAGGCGGGGAACATCTGCCTCGGTTGTTCGGAAGAAAATTTCTGGGATAAAGGAAGTTTCTTTGCTAAAAGGACGAAAGTTCCCGGAAAGCAAACGACGGCAAAAACAACGGTTACCATATAA